A portion of the Fibrobacter sp. UWB4 genome contains these proteins:
- a CDS encoding DNA recombination protein RmuC, whose amino-acid sequence MDISLIVAAVAVIAFAFGALAGALVMHKVGRSVHDDREALFNAELSAMKSQFEAVSARLLKERSEEFKGENREHMEMITKPLFKELDNMREMLGRAKEGNDKNIAELNGAIKTMVEQSRKLGLDAENLADALKNRGKVQGDWGEVVLSNILSDSGLRENQEYFVQKSYTDENGRELRPDVVVKCSDGSNVIVDSKVSLTAYSEYVSAENDEARDAACKENLASIMKHVDELAEKNYPKVVPHAVPYVLMFVPNEGSYILAVNKDPAIAQKAYRKGVLIINPTNLMLALNLILLTWQNTRQEENCVNIMKTAEGLYEKFCGFTDNFVKVGRQLNTVQTAYADALGQLKDGKGNILSRFETMKQLGIASAKTVNEKLK is encoded by the coding sequence ATGGATATTTCTTTGATTGTTGCGGCTGTTGCTGTTATTGCCTTTGCGTTTGGTGCGTTGGCGGGGGCGCTTGTGATGCACAAAGTAGGGCGCTCGGTGCATGATGATCGCGAAGCTCTGTTCAATGCTGAACTTTCTGCGATGAAGTCTCAGTTTGAGGCGGTGTCGGCACGGCTCCTCAAGGAACGCAGTGAAGAATTTAAAGGAGAAAACCGTGAGCACATGGAAATGATCACGAAGCCTTTGTTCAAGGAACTCGACAACATGCGCGAAATGCTTGGCCGCGCGAAAGAAGGCAATGACAAGAATATAGCGGAGCTGAATGGCGCTATCAAGACGATGGTGGAACAGTCCAGAAAACTCGGGCTTGATGCCGAAAACTTGGCCGATGCGCTCAAGAACCGTGGCAAGGTGCAAGGCGACTGGGGCGAGGTGGTGCTTTCGAATATTTTAAGCGATAGCGGTCTGCGTGAAAATCAGGAATATTTTGTGCAAAAGAGCTACACTGACGAAAATGGGCGCGAGTTGCGCCCGGATGTGGTTGTGAAGTGCTCCGACGGTTCGAATGTCATAGTCGATTCGAAGGTCTCGCTGACAGCTTATTCGGAATACGTCTCGGCGGAAAATGACGAGGCTCGTGACGCGGCATGCAAGGAGAACTTGGCAAGCATCATGAAGCATGTCGATGAGCTTGCTGAAAAGAACTACCCGAAGGTCGTGCCGCATGCGGTACCGTATGTGCTCATGTTTGTGCCGAACGAAGGAAGCTATATTCTTGCGGTGAACAAGGACCCTGCCATTGCACAAAAGGCGTATCGCAAGGGCGTACTGATTATCAATCCGACAAATCTGATGCTTGCGCTGAACTTGATTTTGCTGACCTGGCAGAATACGCGCCAGGAAGAAAATTGCGTAAATATCATGAAGACAGCCGAAGGGCTTTACGAAAAGTTCTGCGGTTTTACGGACAACTTTGTAAAGGTTGGACGTCAGTTAAATACGGTGCAGACGGCTTATGCCGATGCGCTTGGGCAGCTGAAGGACGGCAAGGGCAATATTCTAAGCCGTTTTGAAACGATGAAGCAACTAGGGATCGCAAGCGCCAAGACAGTGAATGAAAAGTTGAAATAA
- the sbcD gene encoding exonuclease subunit SbcD encodes MKFIHTADWHLGNTMHDIDRAEETGAFFNWLKCEIESAGAQALVIAGDIFDVVNPSNIAKTQYYRFLASLLNTRCTNVIVVGGNHDSGTLLDAPAGILDALNIKVVGSINNRKVEDLVIELKDGGGDIIGICCAVPFMRNLELEQFYKASGQRGSGESADAVSDEDLLKRLYADAYRCALELRGDRNIPIIATGHLYASKLSGRENDGSESAAELANVENVALPENSVDDGVREVIGTLGNVDVSTFPDGLDYVALGHIHYTSMVAKNPKVRYSGSPFVMGFDESYCKRYVLCVDAQPNVPPAVEKVLVPQTMRFEQFKGNVESLKRDLRNLEKELLQNPVETYVDLLLTSGDFVSLNEALEAEEAGKHFVVKRHRISRDVLRSANAFDECVESTKQYTKEDYFRMLIASNAEESDDSEVVKSQYDKFIGLFNEAVAKAHENA; translated from the coding sequence ATGAAATTTATCCATACCGCAGACTGGCATCTTGGCAATACGATGCATGACATTGACCGCGCAGAAGAAACGGGCGCATTTTTTAATTGGCTGAAATGTGAAATTGAATCTGCCGGTGCGCAGGCCCTTGTCATTGCGGGCGATATCTTTGATGTGGTAAATCCTTCGAACATTGCAAAGACGCAATATTACCGTTTTTTGGCATCGCTCTTGAATACTCGCTGTACCAATGTGATTGTCGTGGGCGGCAATCATGATTCCGGAACGCTTCTCGATGCGCCGGCGGGCATTCTTGATGCGCTGAACATAAAAGTTGTGGGTTCCATTAACAATCGCAAGGTTGAAGATCTGGTGATAGAACTCAAGGATGGCGGCGGCGATATCATTGGCATTTGCTGTGCCGTGCCGTTCATGCGCAATCTGGAACTGGAACAGTTTTATAAGGCGAGCGGGCAACGCGGATCTGGCGAAAGCGCCGATGCTGTATCTGACGAGGATTTACTGAAGCGCCTTTATGCAGATGCGTACCGTTGTGCACTTGAGTTGCGTGGCGATCGTAACATCCCGATTATTGCAACGGGGCATTTGTACGCATCGAAACTTTCAGGTCGCGAAAACGATGGGAGTGAATCTGCTGCGGAACTTGCAAATGTTGAAAATGTAGCGCTTCCTGAAAATTCTGTTGACGATGGCGTTCGCGAAGTGATTGGAACACTTGGCAATGTCGATGTTTCGACGTTCCCGGACGGGCTCGATTATGTGGCGCTGGGGCATATCCATTATACGTCAATGGTCGCCAAGAATCCGAAAGTGCGCTATTCGGGTTCTCCGTTCGTGATGGGCTTTGATGAATCGTATTGCAAACGCTATGTTCTTTGCGTTGATGCTCAACCGAATGTACCCCCGGCTGTCGAAAAAGTTTTGGTGCCGCAGACGATGCGGTTTGAACAGTTCAAGGGAAACGTGGAATCGCTCAAGCGCGACTTGCGCAATCTTGAAAAGGAACTGCTTCAAAATCCGGTGGAAACGTACGTTGATTTGCTTTTGACCTCTGGCGATTTTGTGAGCCTGAATGAAGCGCTCGAAGCCGAAGAAGCCGGCAAGCATTTTGTGGTCAAGCGCCACCGCATTTCGCGTGATGTTTTGCGCAGCGCGAATGCGTTTGATGAATGCGTGGAATCGACAAAGCAATACACGAAAGAAGATTATTTCAGAATGCTAATCGCCTCGAATGCAGAAGAAAGTGACGATTCCGAAGTTGTGAAAAGCCAGTACGACAAGTTTATTGGTCTGTTTAACGAAGCTGTGGCGAAAGCGCATGAGAACGCATAA
- a CDS encoding AAA family ATPase: MKIKKIEFCNINSLAGEWTIDFESPDFANSGMFCISGPTGSGKTSILDAICLGLYGKTPRLGAIVGDSNEVMTYGSKSCYAKVIFECGGNIYSAHWSQHRSSRTNKLQKYSWALSNETTHTVEASFSKQSEIESTMTRVIGLDFGQFTKSMMLAQGEFNKFLKCNENERAAILEKLTGDSIYRKIAVAVHDLYANANKAVEDVENKMGAVALLSEEELAELNSKIETASSQKESLALDEKRFGDICIWFENLHNIESLLQKAKGGLEIAEREKAGFEPNRERLERALCAQEVESSYAEFNSVRGNLERMKTQLGECNGKLPVAGANLEKASKDSGEKQASFEKCKADYSASETLWQQVSTLDGDIRNARAQLKNAETDATKVESEIVAIQARIKEFGLRISENETALKRVESYIAENGKDETIDGLLSLLKSQVAEWKAEKSTVAEALRKLESQKNALQEFDGACERQKQKLGALRNYLTEHQIDADLVNLLPELNGYANDVERHHNESSRLQGEIESRQAETSNLSGEREKMQASLAALLNEKETVIQSDIPVVVAELRRTLKPGEPCPVCGSREHLSCEDSAAIENGADRLNDFADKLRKINGEMEKVQRLLDGLAAREQNLNDALCELAERQKVEKAAEASAIKLLDFRLEPWRISANLESANLENDKANFENATPENIRGILQNLQTLKTTYLQKKESADDLQNKVNNDVVDRAKLAGELSIVEDAVKKSQDKSQSLSQKIEASLSPWFPDIHMEDVDDSLLELEKKNTWWKKAQEKKVRVEGELEKDRSGVDQHKEHLEQAQSRLDESKRKLDGLRENLATLEKNRKELFGEKSVDDERHKARTLRDSAERMANDARRLEQQMREAKIALDNSIAELNRHIADVEPKLAELHKQFLDNLASKSFADEQEFLASKLPESERKMLQQKQKSVDDNLTTAQTSVKNFKDQLAEHLQKRNFEESEDAAKQNCDDAKSKLNECTVNLATWIAQKNSDVQQRRKFSDMQAELSLLKSKRNDWEQMQRWFNGNRLDTGNGDVFVKFIQTITLRNLLKIANGYLRDMFPRYEMVTEPNTLNIQLVDHDNSDAVRPIDNISGGEGFLVSLSLALGISTLASRNVRIDSMFLDEGFGTLDAKMLQETVIVLQKMQQEKGKLLGVITHVDLVKSELPTHIEVTPCGGRSVLSGAGVVSSRP, from the coding sequence ATGAAGATTAAGAAGATCGAGTTTTGCAATATTAATTCCCTTGCGGGCGAATGGACGATTGATTTTGAATCTCCTGATTTTGCAAATAGCGGCATGTTCTGCATTTCGGGCCCGACAGGTTCTGGAAAGACCTCGATTCTTGATGCAATTTGCCTTGGACTTTACGGCAAGACGCCGCGCTTGGGCGCCATCGTTGGTGATTCCAACGAGGTGATGACCTATGGTTCCAAGAGCTGCTATGCAAAGGTAATTTTTGAATGTGGCGGAAACATTTATTCGGCGCACTGGAGCCAGCACCGCTCTTCGAGAACGAATAAGCTGCAAAAGTATTCCTGGGCGCTCTCGAATGAAACGACGCACACCGTAGAAGCGTCTTTTTCAAAGCAGTCTGAAATTGAATCGACGATGACGCGCGTAATCGGGCTTGACTTTGGACAGTTCACCAAGTCCATGATGCTTGCGCAAGGCGAATTCAACAAGTTCTTGAAATGCAATGAAAATGAACGTGCTGCCATTCTCGAAAAGCTGACGGGCGATAGCATTTACAGAAAAATTGCCGTCGCCGTTCACGATTTGTACGCAAACGCCAATAAGGCTGTCGAAGATGTTGAAAACAAGATGGGTGCGGTCGCCTTGCTGAGTGAAGAAGAACTTGCTGAACTGAATTCAAAAATTGAGACAGCCTCGTCGCAAAAAGAATCGCTTGCTCTTGATGAAAAACGCTTTGGCGATATTTGCATTTGGTTCGAGAATCTGCACAACATTGAATCGCTTTTGCAAAAGGCGAAAGGCGGGCTAGAAATTGCCGAACGCGAAAAGGCGGGATTCGAGCCGAATCGCGAAAGGCTCGAACGCGCCTTGTGCGCGCAGGAAGTTGAATCGTCGTATGCCGAATTCAATTCCGTGCGCGGAAATCTTGAACGCATGAAAACGCAACTCGGCGAATGCAATGGTAAGCTCCCGGTTGCTGGAGCCAATCTCGAAAAAGCTTCGAAGGATAGCGGTGAAAAACAGGCTTCGTTCGAAAAGTGCAAAGCGGACTATTCTGCGAGTGAAACCCTCTGGCAGCAGGTTTCTACGTTGGATGGCGATATTCGAAATGCCCGTGCGCAGTTGAAAAATGCAGAGACGGATGCTACGAAAGTTGAATCGGAAATTGTGGCGATTCAAGCGAGAATCAAGGAGTTCGGCCTTAGAATTTCTGAAAATGAAACGGCGCTAAAGAGAGTCGAATCGTATATCGCAGAAAACGGCAAGGACGAAACGATTGATGGATTGCTTTCGCTCCTGAAATCGCAGGTTGCGGAATGGAAAGCCGAAAAATCGACGGTTGCCGAAGCTTTGCGAAAGCTTGAATCTCAAAAAAATGCATTGCAAGAGTTTGACGGTGCTTGCGAACGGCAAAAGCAGAAACTGGGCGCATTGCGAAATTACCTGACGGAGCACCAGATTGATGCGGATCTTGTGAACCTTTTGCCCGAATTGAACGGCTATGCCAACGATGTGGAACGTCACCACAATGAATCGTCGCGTTTGCAGGGCGAGATTGAATCTAGACAGGCTGAAACCTCAAACCTCTCTGGCGAACGTGAAAAAATGCAAGCGAGTTTAGCGGCGCTCCTGAACGAAAAGGAGACCGTTATTCAAAGCGACATCCCGGTTGTTGTTGCGGAACTTCGCCGTACCCTGAAACCGGGCGAGCCTTGCCCTGTTTGCGGTTCGCGGGAACACCTGTCGTGCGAGGATTCGGCGGCGATTGAAAATGGCGCTGACCGCCTAAACGATTTTGCAGATAAGTTGCGTAAAATCAATGGCGAAATGGAAAAAGTCCAGCGCTTGCTAGATGGCCTGGCTGCACGTGAGCAGAACCTCAATGATGCGCTTTGTGAGCTTGCCGAAAGACAGAAAGTCGAAAAGGCTGCGGAAGCGTCTGCGATTAAGCTTTTGGATTTCAGGCTTGAACCGTGGCGAATCTCGGCGAATCTCGAAAGCGCGAATCTCGAAAACGACAAGGCGAATTTTGAAAATGCGACTCCTGAAAACATTCGCGGAATTTTGCAGAACTTGCAGACGCTTAAGACAACGTATCTGCAAAAAAAGGAAAGCGCGGATGACTTGCAGAACAAGGTCAACAATGATGTGGTTGATCGAGCAAAGCTTGCGGGCGAGTTGAGCATCGTCGAAGATGCGGTCAAGAAATCGCAGGACAAATCGCAAAGCCTTTCGCAGAAAATCGAAGCTTCGCTTTCGCCGTGGTTCCCGGATATCCACATGGAAGATGTGGATGATTCGCTTCTCGAACTTGAAAAGAAGAATACCTGGTGGAAAAAGGCGCAGGAGAAAAAAGTCAGGGTTGAAGGCGAATTGGAAAAAGACCGCTCAGGTGTGGATCAGCACAAGGAACATCTTGAACAGGCGCAGTCGAGACTCGATGAATCCAAGCGCAAGCTAGACGGCCTTCGTGAAAATCTCGCCACGCTCGAAAAGAACCGCAAGGAACTCTTTGGCGAAAAATCTGTGGACGACGAACGTCACAAGGCGAGAACTTTGCGGGATTCTGCTGAACGTATGGCCAATGATGCCCGCCGCCTAGAACAGCAAATGCGCGAAGCGAAAATTGCGCTTGACAATTCCATCGCAGAACTGAACCGCCACATTGCAGATGTTGAACCGAAACTTGCAGAACTTCACAAACAGTTCCTCGATAATCTCGCATCGAAATCTTTTGCAGACGAACAGGAATTCTTGGCATCAAAGCTCCCGGAATCGGAACGCAAAATGCTCCAGCAAAAGCAAAAGTCTGTGGACGATAACTTGACAACGGCGCAAACGTCGGTCAAGAATTTTAAGGACCAGCTGGCAGAACATTTGCAGAAGCGCAACTTCGAGGAATCCGAAGATGCGGCAAAGCAGAATTGCGATGATGCGAAATCCAAGCTGAACGAATGCACCGTCAATCTTGCGACCTGGATAGCGCAGAAAAATAGCGATGTGCAGCAACGCCGAAAGTTTAGCGATATGCAGGCGGAACTTTCTCTACTCAAGTCCAAGCGAAACGACTGGGAACAGATGCAGCGCTGGTTTAACGGCAACAGGCTCGATACAGGCAACGGCGATGTGTTTGTCAAGTTTATCCAGACCATCACGCTCCGCAATTTGCTGAAAATTGCAAACGGCTATTTGCGCGACATGTTCCCGCGTTACGAGATGGTGACTGAACCCAATACGCTCAACATCCAGCTCGTGGACCATGACAATAGCGATGCTGTTCGCCCGATCGACAACATCTCCGGTGGCGAAGGATTCCTCGTGAGCCTCTCCTTGGCGCTTGGAATTTCGACGCTCGCGAGTCGCAATGTGCGCATCGATTCCATGTTCCTTGATGAAGGCTTTGGAACGCTTGATGCCAAGATGCTCCAGGAAACGGTCATCGTGCTCCAGAAAATGCAGCAGGAGAAAGGCAAGCTCCTGGGAGTCATTACGCATGTTGATTTGGTCAAGAGCGAACTGCCCACACATATTGAGGTCACTCCTTGCGGAGGACGGAGCGTTCTCTCTGGCGCGGGTGTCGTATCATCCCGGCCTTAA
- a CDS encoding OmpA family protein, whose amino-acid sequence MNLVKTIGRILPVAISLAVLVACGDKKSEKAAPVKQPEPAKVEAPAPEPEQPAPFDFSKFAAAKNNSQVFLTTNSEVEAFLNDAFAKVENGQATSIEFPNVSSMFELASAELSSEGRAVIATLGSKFAQTNVDAASLLVEGYTCDLGSVAYNDELSQRRAETVKAEFSKYIPASKITAKWYGKRMFKKFKYGSREEYRRVNIRIQ is encoded by the coding sequence ATGAATCTGGTAAAAACAATTGGTCGTATTCTTCCGGTCGCCATCTCGCTTGCTGTGCTCGTTGCCTGCGGCGACAAGAAATCTGAAAAGGCAGCTCCGGTCAAGCAGCCGGAACCGGCCAAGGTCGAAGCCCCGGCACCGGAACCAGAACAGCCGGCACCGTTTGACTTCTCCAAGTTTGCAGCCGCCAAGAACAACTCTCAGGTATTCTTGACCACCAACAGCGAAGTAGAAGCATTCCTCAACGACGCATTCGCCAAGGTTGAAAACGGCCAGGCCACCTCAATCGAATTCCCGAACGTAAGCAGTATGTTCGAACTCGCCAGTGCCGAACTCAGCAGCGAAGGCCGTGCAGTCATCGCTACACTCGGTTCCAAGTTCGCCCAGACCAACGTCGATGCAGCATCTCTCCTCGTAGAAGGCTACACCTGCGACCTCGGCTCTGTCGCTTACAACGACGAACTCTCTCAGCGCCGTGCTGAAACCGTCAAGGCTGAATTCTCGAAGTACATCCCGGCTTCCAAGATCACGGCCAAGTGGTATGGCAAGCGCATGTTCAAGAAGTTCAAGTACGGTTCCAGAGAAGAATACCGCCGCGTGAACATCCGCATCCAGTAA
- the pyrC gene encoding dihydroorotase gives MFLPLPDDFHAHLRQGEFMPGYVRDLAAQFGRAIIMPNTVPAMTSAKAIAEYKKQILEAAAPVRPDFEPLMTFKLNPNYTEQDLKDMMAVGVVAGKYYPAGVTTNSADGISDFEAVFPVVAMMEKLGLVLCVHGEEPGEFCLDREPAFIKRVETLAEKFPKLRIVFEHLSSAKSVEAVKRLPANVAATFTVHHLMMTLDDIVGDALRPHHFCKPLPKRPEDRAAIREAAFSGNPKFFLGTDSAPHQQGKKECPCGAAGVYSAPVAIPLLVQEFDRVGALDKLPNFIAGFGADFYHLPRTTKQIEVVKESWTVPAVVNGVVPLAAGQTLEWKLK, from the coding sequence ATGTTCCTTCCATTACCAGACGATTTTCATGCGCACCTGCGCCAGGGCGAATTTATGCCCGGTTACGTCCGCGATCTCGCAGCCCAGTTTGGCCGCGCCATCATCATGCCGAACACAGTCCCCGCGATGACAAGCGCAAAAGCCATTGCAGAATACAAGAAGCAGATTCTCGAAGCCGCCGCTCCGGTGCGCCCGGACTTCGAGCCGCTCATGACGTTCAAGCTGAACCCGAACTACACGGAACAGGACTTGAAGGACATGATGGCCGTTGGCGTTGTCGCAGGCAAGTACTACCCCGCAGGCGTGACAACCAACAGCGCAGACGGCATCAGCGATTTCGAAGCTGTTTTCCCGGTTGTCGCGATGATGGAAAAACTCGGCCTCGTACTTTGTGTACACGGCGAAGAGCCGGGCGAGTTCTGCCTGGACCGCGAACCAGCCTTCATCAAGCGCGTCGAAACGCTCGCCGAAAAGTTCCCGAAGCTCCGCATCGTCTTTGAGCACTTGAGCAGCGCAAAATCTGTGGAAGCCGTAAAGCGCCTCCCCGCAAACGTCGCCGCCACATTCACGGTACACCACCTGATGATGACTCTCGACGATATCGTCGGTGACGCGCTCCGCCCGCACCACTTCTGCAAACCGCTCCCGAAGCGCCCGGAAGACCGTGCAGCCATCCGCGAAGCCGCCTTCAGCGGAAACCCGAAGTTCTTCCTCGGTACCGATTCCGCCCCGCACCAGCAGGGCAAAAAGGAATGCCCGTGCGGCGCCGCAGGCGTCTACAGCGCACCGGTCGCCATCCCGCTTCTGGTGCAGGAATTTGACCGCGTTGGCGCCCTCGACAAGCTTCCAAACTTCATCGCAGGATTCGGCGCAGACTTCTACCACCTCCCGCGTACAACAAAGCAAATTGAAGTTGTCAAGGAATCGTGGACCGTCCCTGCCGTCGTAAACGGCGTCGTACCGCTTGCGGCCGGACAAACGCTCGAATGGAAACTTAAATAA
- a CDS encoding ABC transporter ATP-binding protein, with amino-acid sequence MLDEALRLEDVYLSTNELSGTMFSIPRAVSYFENIKASESNKDYQLIAGANLTLKLGETICIAGPSGKGKSAILRMIAGLARPLKGHIYYFGEYIPSERLTALEVAKRQVGYVLQNAALISNLKVVDNIALPLRYHKMGSEGEITKKVNMAMDLMRVRNFAYMYPHELSVGMQKRVAIARSWAMDPKLLLMDEPTAGLDNYNRRNLLPLIDNMRTMFKTSIIIVTHDLMIAKELDCNLVFLHQKKLTEPHSFDYWLRSDSEISKDQFRDLQSVSPNT; translated from the coding sequence ATGCTAGACGAAGCCCTCAGACTTGAAGATGTTTACCTCTCTACCAACGAATTGTCGGGAACGATGTTTTCGATCCCAAGGGCTGTCAGCTATTTCGAGAATATTAAGGCCAGCGAAAGCAACAAGGACTACCAGCTCATCGCAGGGGCAAACCTCACGCTAAAACTTGGCGAGACGATTTGCATTGCAGGCCCCTCCGGCAAAGGAAAGAGCGCCATCCTCCGCATGATCGCTGGGCTTGCGCGTCCGCTCAAGGGGCACATCTATTATTTTGGCGAATACATTCCGTCAGAAAGACTCACCGCACTTGAAGTCGCTAAGCGCCAGGTGGGTTACGTGCTCCAGAATGCAGCACTGATTTCAAACCTAAAAGTTGTAGACAACATCGCATTACCACTTCGCTACCACAAGATGGGTTCCGAAGGAGAAATCACGAAGAAGGTCAACATGGCCATGGACCTGATGCGCGTCCGCAACTTCGCATACATGTACCCGCATGAACTCAGCGTGGGCATGCAAAAGCGCGTCGCCATCGCAAGGTCGTGGGCAATGGACCCAAAGCTCTTGCTCATGGACGAACCGACCGCAGGCCTCGACAACTACAACCGCAGAAACCTCTTGCCGTTGATCGACAACATGCGAACGATGTTCAAGACATCCATCATCATCGTCACGCACGACCTCATGATTGCAAAGGAACTGGACTGCAACCTCGTATTCTTACACCAGAAAAAGCTCACCGAGCCGCACTCCTTTGACTACTGGCTCCGTTCGGACAGCGAAATTTCCAAAGACCAGTTCCGCGATCTTCAATCCGTTTCACCCAACACCTGA
- a CDS encoding ABC transporter permease, translated as MEKTQLKNWQKMTPVGRLFHTLGIFILKRRMGQLVALFLRTVASLFDKSHNFKSDSRNIILQTFFTGVEIFPPLFAVATLFGTVVIIYLFSLMGKMGFSNNIGTLIVVIIIRELSPIFTAFLIAGRTGSSLTTYIGSMVIDSEVDALATMGINPIRYLVMPSVIGGTIAMIIMNIIFSACAIGAGFLVTKGIVFVTGNLSNLQITWSILSTEIIKALTVPDFVFAIIKPLVFGIIITINACYQALNIKRDIRQVPKATSRSVIMSFLYIVFTDALFLMYFVNDYMQNLSAII; from the coding sequence ATGGAAAAGACGCAACTTAAGAACTGGCAAAAGATGACTCCCGTCGGGCGTTTATTCCATACGCTCGGGATATTCATCTTGAAAAGAAGAATGGGACAACTCGTCGCCCTGTTTCTCCGCACAGTTGCATCCCTTTTCGACAAAAGCCATAACTTCAAGAGCGACTCTCGCAACATCATCTTGCAGACGTTCTTCACCGGCGTTGAAATTTTTCCGCCGCTCTTTGCTGTAGCCACGTTGTTCGGAACCGTTGTCATTATCTACCTATTCTCCCTCATGGGCAAGATGGGCTTTTCAAACAACATCGGTACCCTCATCGTGGTGATCATCATCCGCGAACTGAGTCCCATCTTCACGGCGTTCCTCATTGCAGGCCGTACAGGATCCTCCCTGACCACCTACATTGGCAGCATGGTTATCGATTCCGAAGTTGACGCTCTTGCGACCATGGGCATTAACCCAATCCGTTACCTTGTCATGCCAAGCGTTATCGGCGGAACCATCGCCATGATCATCATGAACATCATCTTTAGCGCATGCGCTATCGGTGCAGGGTTCCTCGTCACGAAAGGAATCGTCTTCGTTACTGGAAACTTGTCCAACCTGCAAATCACATGGAGCATCCTCTCTACCGAAATTATCAAGGCGCTTACCGTCCCGGACTTCGTTTTTGCAATCATAAAGCCGCTCGTATTCGGCATCATCATTACGATCAACGCATGCTACCAGGCGCTGAACATCAAGCGTGATATCCGCCAAGTCCCCAAGGCCACATCCCGCTCGGTCATCATGTCCTTCCTCTATATCGTTTTTACTGACGCCTTATTCTTGATGTACTTCGTTAACGATTATATGCAGAACCTTTCAGCAATTATCTAA
- the yihA gene encoding ribosome biogenesis GTP-binding protein YihA/YsxC, translating into MSTKEKIVHQAPVEVGGYTVRSAKFVKAAVSLKGLPEEHLPQIAFLGRSNVGKSSLMNTLMGQKKLVKISSTPGKTRELNFFKVNDEFFLVDLPGVGFAKVNNAKRDQMSDFIREYVEKCKDLKGLIYLVDIRHGGTPIDIETVESIRATGCPVLVVASKRDKVNQSELAKGLRDIQQRLDLDQKPLCVSSLKKTGLDELWTEILEAIHSDNGKDAT; encoded by the coding sequence ATGAGTACAAAAGAAAAAATCGTCCACCAGGCTCCCGTCGAAGTTGGCGGTTACACAGTCCGTTCGGCAAAGTTTGTCAAGGCCGCCGTGAGTCTCAAAGGCCTCCCCGAAGAACACCTTCCGCAAATTGCGTTCCTCGGACGCTCCAACGTAGGCAAGTCCTCGCTCATGAACACCCTCATGGGCCAGAAAAAGCTCGTGAAAATCAGTTCGACCCCCGGAAAAACGCGCGAATTGAATTTTTTTAAAGTCAATGACGAGTTTTTTCTTGTAGATTTACCAGGTGTAGGGTTCGCCAAAGTCAACAATGCGAAGCGCGACCAGATGTCCGACTTTATTCGTGAATACGTCGAGAAGTGCAAGGACCTCAAAGGGCTCATCTACCTCGTAGATATCCGCCACGGAGGAACGCCGATCGACATCGAGACCGTCGAAAGCATCCGAGCCACGGGCTGCCCCGTGCTGGTTGTCGCAAGCAAGCGTGACAAGGTGAACCAGTCCGAACTCGCCAAGGGACTCAGGGACATCCAGCAGCGCCTGGACCTCGACCAAAAGCCGCTTTGCGTCAGTTCGCTCAAGAAAACAGGACTCGACGAACTCTGGACCGAAATCCTAGAGGCAATACATAGCGATAATGGAAAAGACGCAACTTAA
- the recR gene encoding recombination mediator RecR — translation MADDHAVRTFGHPLMNVEPQSLENLISEFASLPGIGLKTARRLAYHMLSRKKGDVERFADSLMQAAEKVHPCPRCHAFTDEDICPTCRAREGAKSICVVEKNSDILPFERSSVHKGLYFVLGGVISPLDGIGPEALHLPQLVERIKAENIEELVLALGSSPEADSTALMIDRMLAGVNVKRTRLARGIPMGSDLEFIDEVTMLRAFEGRVSL, via the coding sequence ATGGCTGACGATCATGCTGTACGCACATTTGGACACCCGCTCATGAACGTAGAACCGCAAAGTCTGGAAAACCTGATTTCTGAATTCGCCTCCCTCCCGGGAATTGGACTAAAGACGGCCCGCCGCCTCGCCTATCATATGCTTTCACGCAAGAAAGGCGATGTCGAACGGTTTGCCGATAGCCTGATGCAGGCTGCCGAAAAGGTCCACCCGTGTCCGCGCTGCCACGCCTTCACCGACGAAGACATCTGCCCCACATGCAGAGCCCGCGAAGGCGCCAAGTCCATTTGCGTTGTCGAAAAGAATTCGGACATTCTGCCGTTTGAACGATCCTCCGTGCACAAGGGCCTTTACTTTGTCCTTGGCGGCGTAATTTCACCGCTCGACGGCATCGGCCCCGAAGCACTCCACCTGCCGCAACTCGTGGAACGCATCAAAGCAGAAAACATCGAAGAACTTGTCCTTGCCTTGGGTTCTAGCCCCGAAGCCGACAGTACCGCGCTCATGATCGACCGCATGCTCGCCGGCGTCAACGTCAAGCGCACCCGCCTTGCCCGCGGCATCCCGATGGGCAGTGACCTGGAATTCATCGACGAAGTCACCATGCTTCGCGCATTCGAAGGGAGAGTATCCTTATGA